caagaagcgtctagaagtaccgttgatgggaaactagaatcgtatggttattttagtttttgattattgatttgttttCCAAACGGTAGTTGAAACTTAATAAtcactagtttgtttattttgtgattcttctcttctgatataaggtcactcgaactagatcaaggatcAACAAAGTTCGGATACGTTTTTAGATCTGGAGATAAGCTTGTGtttatccattgttaatagactccgtacTGTGCTTGATTAATCATAAGGGAATCGAGTTATTTGTGCAGGtacattgaagactgaagatacaAAAAGATTTATGATTGGCTTATAATCTTTGTGATATACTTCGTGCATACTTGATTGGTTGAGACCCGACACAGGTTGAATATCATGATAGTAATATTATAGCTTATCGTAAAGGTCGACGATTTATCATTTGGTGGTCTTCTTCGGGATCTAAATATGATAGGTTGAGCTAGGATCTTATTATCTTGGTAACCTAGATATTAGTTGATCTAAACCGATATAAAAGAGTTTATATTATTTAAGAAAAGAAACCTTTGTATAACTCAACATTATCTGTGATTTATTTTTTGAGATTTAGAGAGGTTACTGAATACAAATTAGTCATTTACTGTTTCAGAATATGATCCAAAAAAGTTGAGTGGTAAAAGTCTTCACAGCagatgaagcaacttaagatagtggactctatcttaggatttgcGTGCGTTGCGCAGGGATATTGAAGAAAAtaggtaacttggagttagtttaaTTGGTCTCAAGTACACGAAATTGGCAATAATCTTTGTATAatgtcttaattctgagagtattcaaaactggactaggtcccgagatttttctgcatttgcggttcctcgttaacaaaattgaaaatgcggggtctaacaaccacacccaaaagtttgtttggaaatctgagaggacttactccaatacactttctatagaatcaactagacaatcagactcaatctagaataaaatatatcaaagagtttaatatctctaactcttaattcaatccgcaatcaacaaatagaaatctgcgagcccgattgaatataagaggaattacttgaacgttaccaaagaccaatgttcaagtgtcaatcaatgtaaatcaacaaccaaaggttggatattctaattgattgatcttaatgcacaacctgtgatatttcaattatataacaaaatataatgcggaaaaggaataacacaggcaccagaattttgttaacgaggaaaccgcaaatgcagaaaaaccctgggacctagtccagattgaacaccacactgtattaagccgctacagacactagcctaggaccaattaacttcgaactggactgtagttgaaccctaatcaatatcacactggttcaaggtacagttgtgctccttacatctctgatcccagcaggatactacgcacttgattcccttagctgatctcactcacaactaagagttgctatgacccaaagtcgaagacttgataaacaaatttgtctcacacagaaaagtctataggattgaataaatatgtctcccacagaaatacccaagagtttttgttccgtcttttaataaatcaaggtgaacaggaaccaattgataaaccggacttatatttccgaagaacaacatagtattatcaatcacctcacaataaacttaatcgactagcgaaacaagttattgtggaatcacaaacgatgagacgaaggtgtttgtgactacttttctatcttgcctatcagagatataaatctcaagccaattttacaattgcactcaatcacgatagaaacaacaagatcagatcacataactacaaagagaatagttgggtatggcttcaaaatcccaatgaagtcttcaagtcgttaacctacagggtctcgagaaaaaacctaaggttaaaggagaatcgactctagttatgcaactagtaacacataggaggtgtggggattaggtttcccagttgctagagttctcctttatatagttttcaaatcagggcttgcaatccaagttaccttggtaacaaagcatccaataatcaccgttagatgaaaaacctgattcaaccaagcatatatctttcaaccgctagatcaaacttagcttgttacacacaaattaaatgtaccctcatttaagtttatgtaaccgtacccaaacgtgtacaccatgttggttcacaaatagttaaccgaggtttgccatatgattactctcatatcaaccttattcatcttaaccataactagttcaaatgactcaaatgaaactaattaaagagttgttcaatttctatgttctcatagaattatacaagaacataattgaagcaaaatcggttccATACACTCGAAAACTTCTGGATTCAATGCTCCACTTCCATAGGTTCTTTTCATTCCAAGGAATTCTCCTGTGGAATCACGCAGCACAATGCCAATTCCATATTGGTTAGTATCAGCATCATAAGATCCATCTATGTTAAATTTAACAATGGTTTCTAAAGGAGGTTTCCACTTAGAGACATTAGAATATAAAGAAGCTGCATTATGAGTTTCATGCAAGTGAGATGCAAGGTGATAATGTATTCTATGTATGGAGTTTATAGGGTTTAAGGAGACTCCCTGGAAAACTACATCGCAACGATCTTTCCAAATTATCCAAGCACCAATCATAAGAGAATAAATCCATTTGTCATCCCTGTTTTGATTTGAAGTAGAGAACCAACTAGTGACCCATTCAGAAACTGTATTGTAGTTAGCTCTGACAGCATCAATGTTGATGTTTATGCCCCTCCACACTGATCTGGCATGCCTACAATCAAAAATAATGTGCTCTATAGTTTCTTCATATCCCCCACAGATGTCATAGCTAGTCTCAGTGCTGCTATTGTATATTTCCCTTCTGATCTTGGTGTTGTGAACACCTCTTATACACTTCCAAGCAAAGAGTTTTATCCTTTGTGCATCTTTATAtttccataaacttttccagacCTTCCTATCAATAGTTCTGCCTTCTATTTGAACTTCCTTGTCATTGTAAGTGAGCATTTTGTATGTGATTTTCACAGAGAATACTCCATCTTTTGCTGGCATCCATATTATAGAATCTTCCTTGCTGATGTCTATGTAAAGTGCTTGGATTTTGAGAGCAATGTCAGCATCAAATAAAGCGGTGATAAGATGAATATTCCATTGAGCAGTTTCTTGCACCATTAACTCTTCTACAAACTCATAGAACCTGAAGAAATCATTTTGAGGAGTGGGAGATTGAGACATACCAGGGATCCATCTATCTCTCCATATTCTTGTTTTCTTACCATTGTTGATCTCCAGAAAGTAGTTCTGCCTAACAATTTCCAGACCTTTTGAAATCCCATTCCATGTGTAAGAGCAATTGTCCACTGAAATGTGCTGATGAAGTAGGTATCCAGACTTGAAATATTTACTTGAGAGAGTTTGAGCCATTAGGGAATTAGGCTCATTACAGATTCTCCAAGATAACTTAGTAAGGAGAGCTAAATTTAGTTTTTCAAGGTATCTAAAAGCTAAACCTCCCATTTCAGTTGGTCTGCACACATTCATCCAAGCAATTGGATTATGACCTCTGTTATTATGATAACCCCAGAAAAACTTCCTTTCAATGGTTGTGAGCTGTTGAAGAAGGTTAGCTGGCAGCTTGAAAGTACCCATCTGGTAAATAGGTACATCATTGAGTACATGTTTTATCATTGTACCTATGCCTGCTTGTGAAAGAGAAGTAAAAGACCATGCATTGAACATGTTTTCAAAGTTATTTTTAATACTCTTGAAGGCTTCTTGCTTTGAATGACCAATTATGAGTGGATACCCTAGATACTTTTATTTTGAGTTCATACTCTTGACTCTTAGGATTTGCTTGATTGATTCTGCAACCTCTGGCTTGGTTTTCTTGCTGAAATaaacagaacttttctcaaagtTGATAACCTGACCTGACTGAGAACTGAAAGTGTGAAGTAATTCCAGTAAGTTGTTAACTGAAGtaacatttgcttgagtaaagatcaagcaatcatctgcaaaaagtagATGATCAATGGCTGGTGATAAAGCAACCACTTTAATACCTTTTATTTTGTTGTCTTGTTGAGATGTTGTGAGTTGTCTTGAAAGAAACTCCATAGCTAGAATGAATAAATAAGGTGACAGAGGGTCACCTTGTCTAATTCCTCTTGTAGGTGTGAAAGAATCACAGGGAGAACCATTGAGCATGACTGAAAGCTGAGTTGTGCTGATGCATTGTTGGATGAGATCACAGAATTCATTATTAAACCCAAAGGAAGCTAGAACTTTAAGAAAGAAGGGTCATTCTAACCTGTCAAATTCCTTTGACATGTCAAGCTTTAGTGCCAGCCAGCCATTTTcacctctttttttcttcatggAGTGAATAATTTCTTGTGCAATCACAGTGTTGTCTCTGATTAACCTGCCTGAGACATATGCAGCTTGATAAGGGGAGATGAGCTTCTCCATTATGGGCTTCATTCTGTTAACTAACACCTTTGATATAATGTTGTAGGAAGTATTGCGTAGGACAATTGGCCTATAATCAGCTGCACATGTacacttctttttttttggaactaaGGAGATATAGGTCTCATTAATCTGTTTGAGAATATGTCTTGTTTTAAAAAATCTCTTAACCATATTGCAAACATCATCCCCAACTGTGGCCCATTGACTCTTGTAAAAACCAGCTTGAAATCCCTCTGGACCAGGTGAGCTCCAGTTTTCCATACTCTTGAGAGTAGCAAATATTTCTTCATTACTTGGGATTCTGATGAGAGATTCATTTTCTTCCACTGAAATTATTGAAGGAATATTTTTGTAAAAGTTAACATCTATCACAGGATTACTTGAAGTGTTGATACTCTTGTAATGATGTGTCAGATGCTGAGCAATGTCTTCTCTAGATTGCAACCAgatattattgtgatcttgaattgCGTCAATGTTATTTCTTGTTCTTCTCTTGTTCACCTTCGTGTGAAAGTATTTGCTATTAGAGTCCATATCTTTAATGAAGTGGTCTCTAGCTTTTTGCTGGTAGAATTCAGACTTGATTTTGTGCCATTTATTGAGTTCATTGCTGACTTTGATAATATTGCTTTCAGTGCATGTAGTTTGTGGGAGTTCGTGAAGCTGCTTGAGTTCAAGCTGGAGATTTTCCACCTTCTGGTTGATGTTACCAAAATGTTCTTTGTTCCACAAAGAGAGTTCTCTTCTAGTGTAAGACAATCTTGACACTAACTGATAACCAGGAGAACCAGAGACACTAGTTTTCCAAGCATTAGTGATGATAGTAGAAAAAGAATTATCATTTAACCAGGttaagaagaatttaaaagatttCCATCAGTTGGGTATAGTGGTATCAGTATCAAGTAATATAGGACAGTGGTCACTACCTATCTGAGTAAGATGATGAAGTCTAGAATTAGGGAAATATAAATTCCAGTTGCCATTTCCAAGAGCCATATCTATTCTTGACTTGATAGTACCAGTACCCATGTTATTATTACTCCAAGTGAAGTTTTTTCCAATAAAACCTATATCTTCTAAGCCACTGCTAGCTACTATATTATTGACCAAACCATCAGAAGAACTAGAGGCATCAGTTTCATTATCATCTAGATGAAAATTAAGATCCCCTAAGACTACCCAAGGGTTGCTATTGTTCTCACTGATCTGTTTGATATAACTCCATTGATCTTTTTTCTTTGTATAATTAGAAAAACAATAAATACAAGTTAAGAGGAATTCTGGCTTACTAGGATCTGATTGGACTATGGCACTAAACATATTTAAATGGGTATCAACTATGTCACAGgtgaagccatttttccaaagaaTAACTAGACCTCCAGACATGCCTTCAGGTTCAATGTAATCCCAATTAGGATATTGGTACTGTTTTAAGAAAGGTTGACATTTGATTTTACTAAGTTTAGTTTCACAAAGAAAGATGATGTCTGGATTTTGAGCTCTAATAATGCCACTTAGATGATTTCTAGTAGAAGCAGTTTTAAAACCTTGCACATTCCATGAGAGAATTCTCATATTTGCAAAAATGATGAGGATAAAATAAAGTTGAAATTTCTTCCTATAATTTAGAGTCCTAATATATGCAATGTACTGATAAAGGTGTAAAGGCAAAAGTAAAAAGATGTAAAATAAGTAACAATGAGTGAGCTGAAAGACAGTAAAGGAggatattaaagaaaaaagatgTAGTTTTGTTACCTGTTTCTCCTTTTCTGCATTTACATTTTGGTTATCTCTAGTGATGATCTTTGGAGCAGCTGAGGAATCCATGTTTGGAACCACAATGGTACTGGTGGAGCTAGAAGAACTGTCATTAGCAATAAGAGCTTGATTTCCTTCTCATCTTTGCCTCTTTCCAAGCCTGTTTTCCTCATCATTATTACCCTTGCCTTCCTTGTTGAGAATAACATCTAAGTTGACTGCTACACCAGTTTTTGGGGGGACAAAAACTGCAGATTTTACTACTGCTTTTCCACTCTTCTTTGATGTTGGAGCTTTGCTAGCTGAAGTAATAGTTATACTCTTTCTTACATGACTGACATTCCCAAAGAAGTATGGCTTCTTATGAGCTTTTTCCAGAAAGATTTTTGCATCTTTACAAGTAACTTTGCAGTGCTTGATCACATAACATTCTTTGCAGATTCCACTTGGCTGTCTTTCATAAAAGAACCTTATCCATCTTGAAAGTCCAGCATCGGTAACATCCTTAACCCCCCCTTCTCAAAGGTGTTGTGAGATCTATGTTCCTTGACTGGATTATTACCATTTGGGATAGCATCTTTGGGTTCAATAACAATAACTTCACCCATTAGTTCACCTAATTTGGTTACAGCTGCAACATTCATATGCTCGGGCATCAGTGCTTCAAGAACAATCCAAAATTGCTGAAATCCCCAATGTTTTTCTGCGTATATCATGCTTGGGATGTAGTCGTGCACTACAAGAAGATTCATGTTAATGCTTTATGGCCTCTCATAAATAACCTTGTTTAACAAATTCCAGTCATTAAACTTGAAGATCATAATGTTGGGATCCGTTTCAATGATTCTAACATCTTCAGCGGTCATGAAAGGCCATGTAAAACCAATATGCTTAGCCACTGTATCAGCTTTCATTCTTCCTTCAGAGATTATTTTTCCAATTGCGCTAGCCTCCCATTTTGTTTCTTCATCAGCTTCAGTGCTTGTTACTTGACTGAGATCTGCAATTTCAGAGATGTCTCCTAGATCCAAAACAACTTGTTTAAACTTATTAACCAAGTCTCCAACTTGTGTTGAGTTTTCGTCTTCCATGTTTACAGTGAGAAAGAATTTGATAACGGATTTAGAAGATTGGTTTGTAGTTGATATAGGAAAGGGGAAGATACCAGGATATTTTTTAGTTGTTAAGGAGCCGTATATTTAGGTTATTCTCATTGAAACAGTATGTGATTATGTTCCAATCAGTAAGGTAAGAATTGTAGCTGGCAATTGACCAGAGAAAAATCAGGCACTTAAGGATATGGTAAGTTTTactgaatttgaaattcaaaagttTTGAATGGAGTAAGACGCGGGATTTACTAAATTTTTGGCTCAGTGAGTTGTTGATGAAACGATTCATTATCCTCCTTGCACCATTGAGTTCCACACAGATTCCATTAACCAAACGATAAACAGCTTGCTCGGCAAACGCCGTAATCATAACACATAAGAAGGCAAATGTCATAGGACATAAACCAATTTGTAAAcacatattagagaaaacagaTAAGATTAGTGACACATTTTAAGAAAATGAACAATAACAGCAAAAGGGGAAAATGAATAAAAATTAGCAAAAAACTAAAAGCGATTGAAATTAAAACAATTATATAAGACTACTAATTACGcaaaaatactcaaaagttgataaAACACTGTCACACTTGTTCTTTATAAGGTTACAAGTGGGATCACAAGGAGTAGAAGCAGGTTTAACCTCATCGTGATTAAATTTCTTTAGTATAGTTTTCACAAAATGaaattgactaagactatattcaTCATACATTgctctgattttcatccctaagactACATCAGTAGGgtttaagtctttcatgtcataACTCTCACTTATTAGCTTTTAGTGAAAACAACTTAGTGAAACCTCCTTGTTCCACACAAAAACGTAGAGAAAATGGAAGAACAaaacttgttttctttttctcttctacTCTCATTTCCTTCTAAAAATAGAGCAATTAATGTTAAGTTGTTACTCTCTCAAAACAGGAAAACCAAAACAAATAAAAGGAGAAGAagtcttttctttgttttctcttttttcctACTCACATTTTTTTTCTCCTCTAAACaaataagatgaagatgtttttcTTATAGTGTTTTCAAATCGTTAAAAACAAGAAGAGAATCTTGCATGTGTATGACAAAGGAAAAATGACAAGCATTCTCATGCGTACAATAGAGAGAAAAAGATTGAGAATCTCATGAGTGCTTTTGTAAGAAAAGTAGTGTCCAACTTTTCATGCATAAGAAAACAATAGATAAAGAATCTCATGAGTGGAAATGTAATGACCTGCATATGCACAAAACAAGGAGATAAATCGGACAAGATTCCTAGCAAAAGTTGCGCCACGAAGCATGTGAGAGACAAGAGAATATTCTCACAAACAAAACAAAGTGGCATCATGTTTTATTTATTCACAAAATTGATTTTTTCCAACAGACATCCACCCAAAACCCTGAGTTGGAAATGTTGTTGAGTCCTTTCATAAACAGGTGGAAGGAAACAAGGTGGAGACTGGGCCTCATCAAATTTCTCTTCTGCCAAATCGAAGGCCATTATTTTCATCTTTTCATAGTCcaaccaatgaagagctccatctGCAAGCATACATGCGTTGGATATGTAACATTGTTGTTTCGAATCGCCTTCGATTTCCCCTTTATCTCTCATAGCTAGGGTTTTTCGTTCCTCATGAGTTCTTCAGTGTTTTCTCACAATGAATTTTCATTCTCCATTTTATACTCACAAAACACGATGGTTTTAGCAGTGTCGGCCCTGAAGTAAATGATGCCCGAAGCAAGCTTCAAAAATATTACCCCATCAAACGGTGGTTTCTAGCAATTTGACCAAGTCAATGTACGTTGACGATTGGTAGAAAATTATTATGAAAATTTATTAAGCAATCATTCTTCTGGTTGATTAACAAAATATACAAGAAAAGTTGAGTCAAAAGAATTGCgatggtttatttttttattatttatgtgCGAGATTTACCATTTTAGTCATATCTTTTAAGCAACTAGTGTGAGATGGATGTAATAACCATAGATGGGGGCAGTGAATAAATCAGTCTTTCCATGAAACCATTTAAATTTCGTTCGACTCTTATTCCTTCAAGATCCTCTGTGCTTAATCTTTCTTTACTATAATAGACCGTTCGGTTGGGAGAATTAGAATCCTATgaattcaattatggggtaatccaattCTTAGAATTGGATTCCAAGGAATTCGATTCCAATCCAAAAAATTCATGTTTGGTTGAGGTAATTCAATTACCTTTGTTATTACCCCAgaatccaattccattgcatCATTGGACCAATGCAATAGAAATCTATCATTttggagggaattggattcctaggaattGAAATCCCCAATTACTACTAAAAACCAAGTTATAATGGATTTGAGGGCCTTTTTCACTTGATTTCCCAAAGCACTGCTTAGGGTGCTTTGGCTCAAGGCCGGCCCTGGATTTTAGGATACTTGGATGGTGGATACATAAAAAAACAGTCTAACTGTTGTAGGGCTTACAACCCACGGATGTACGACCCAACTAGGAACCTAAGGTTTCCCTTTAcatatatataaaggatattgtatccatgtaactccattatcctgatcaatagaaacctctctttgtctctttactttctccatattttccactgcaacacgttatcatgcacgactcTACCAACTGGTGCTAATTTTTTTCTTCGTTCAAGATTGGTTATGGATTATTCCTTGAAGATTAACGTGGTTCTGATCCTATTTGTTTATCATCATGGATGCATTACCAggtatttcttttgaacaaagaaatttcgTTTTCATAGTATATATTAGGGTTCCACAAACGTATGATTATAAAACATAGAGATTTCACCAttagattttcatgaaattttaataTGTTAACCCAATAAGTCATTACGTACTATGTTAAAATTTCAATTAAATCGGAATATGATGCAATCTCCAAAACCTGCGTTTAATAAAACTGTGTACGttcagaaaaaccctaatttttaatagCGTCGAAAAACCTAAGTTTTGAGAATTTCCACCGTTGGATTATGTTATATTCTTGGTATGTTTTTATATTGTTCTTGGTGAGATATGgtaaaaatttcataaagatCCAACCATGGAAATACTCAAAAGTACGTGATATTTCCAACTGTGTCCACATAAATGCTAATTAGAACAGTCACACGGAGTCATGGATAAGTTTGTATCTAGCCGTTGGATTGAGTTGAAATTATATTATGTTTGTCCAAACATTATTATAAAgttattttaaaattttcataATCATCGGAGTTGTTTACAATTGTTTTCTGATCACTAaagttggatgatgaaatttccaattttaGGGTTAACAATATGTTTTGGGCTTATATGCTAATAGTTTCAAGGTTATTACCAATGGGCCTGATCACTTCATATATAATGGAACATATATGTGGACTTTTGTTAACCATGACATAATCAACCCAATGGACCGGGCATTGACCAATCCGTTGACTGGGTTCTGATTAAACCAACTCGAATAAAATTTGACCTTttggactcagaagtacttgagcgcAATTAAAGAGCCTCTGATACATAAGTAAACTGTGTCTACAGGGTATTTACTTCCATCATAAAAACCTTCAACCAATGACGATGCACTGTTCAAAAGATGAAGGCATAACTTCTATGTTTTAAGGCGACATATTGATTTCAGATAATGGAATGCTCTAAAGGAAGTttttgaaacattcatgaaattTTCCCCCCGAAAATTTGAATGTTCATTAGAATTTAAAACACTTGTAATATTGGCTCAAGCAGTAACAATACAAAGTAAATGTATTTACTGAGTATGAGACAGAGACGTAATTCTGATTCATTGGAACGAGAGTTGGATGCTTGGTATAAACATTTATTGAGTATGGTACAAGTGATGGAATACAAGTATCATATAATAGCAGCCAACTACAAAATATATAGAGAGTTCAAATGACAACAAACTCACTATATGTTAAAACAAGGCCATACCCCCGCTTGTCAACTTCAGTGGCAATAAGAAACTTTCCCAATTAATATACTTACATTTTGTTAAGTTTTTATTAATTATCTTTATTCAACTGAATTTTGTATGATTTGATCCTGGACTGTTGGTTGTATGGTAGTTTagtaaacatttttttttcaagttaAAATAAAGAACTTTTTTATGCGGAGAAATAAATTCATAGTTTGTACTTATGAAATGAAAATTATATCATTTCCATGAGACTGAAATACTCTAAAGCACCTGAGATATACTCATAAGTACTTGATTTAAAAGGATCATtcgtacattatgatgaaaagtatatcatcctCATGAATTGTAacactctaaagtaaatgagataaattttcttttgttacgtaataaggccacaccacttattacacgaagctcttaaggaaatatattaaacTGCGTATTGAATTGTTTCCTTATGTAATACCATGCGATGATTGGATCATTACAGATAATAGCCGAACGAAAAAAATGCTCAATCTTTGTTGCATAATTAGTAAAAGTTACATGAGCTCTATAAGAACCAAGAGCTAGTCACACTTTGCTAAGTTTCTACGAAGTCTGTGCAAACGGTTATTGAGCGAAAACTAACCGTGAGAATGGGAATGCATCTACAAATTACCTCCAATGACTGTGAAATGAATcacattttagagaaaataatgaGTCAATTAGTCTAGTGAACTGTAAATCACTAATACTTGGATAATTGACAATataatgttgggaattgactcactcaggttttgacataaccataaagacactttggttgtgatatgatgttttgttttgaaagaactcaaaTGAACATCATTTTATTTGAGTTAACAAGAAAATGGGAATCACAAAGATTGAAAGAATGCAAAGTCACGTCATCTCTCACAATCAACTCTTTCTAAAGTACCATAAACACCACCtcccctcccattatgcttttaaagtaATAAAGCATGTAACTTATTTTACAAAGTCATTCTTTAGTAAAaaggattgagaccatcctaagatgcaaatggtaaacaacccattttttcaaaagaaacaaGTTTATATTTGTGGACATATCCATACAGAATGCGgtccattcaagtgatttatggctctgatG
This genomic stretch from Papaver somniferum cultivar HN1 chromosome 5, ASM357369v1, whole genome shotgun sequence harbors:
- the LOC113279176 gene encoding uncharacterized protein LOC113279176, with protein sequence MDSSAAPKIITRDNQNVNAEKEKQYIAYIRTLNYRKKFQLYFILIIFANMRILSWNVQGFKTASTRNHLSGIIRAQNPDIIFLCETKLSKIKCQPFLKQYQYPNWDYIEPEGMSGGLVILWKNGFTCDIVDTHLNMFSAIVQSDPSKPEFLLTCIYCFSNYTKKKDQWSYIKQISENNSNPWVVLGDLNFHLDDNETDASSSSDGLVNNIVASSGLEDIGFIGKNFTWSNNNMGTGTIKSRIDMALGNGNWNLYFPNSRLHHLTQIVSRLSYTRRELSLWNKEHFGNINQKVENLQLELKQLHELPQTTCTESNIIKVSNELNKWHKIKSEFYQQKARDHFIKDMDSNSKYFHTKVNKRRTRNNIDAIQDHNNIWLQSREDIAQHLTHHYKSINTSSNPVIDVNFYKNIPSIISVEENESLIRIPSNEEIFATLKSMENWSSPGPEGFQAGFYKSQWATVGDDVCNMVKRFFKTRHILKQINETYISLVPKKKKCTCAADYRPIVLRNTSYNIISKVLVNRMKPIMEKLISPYQAAYVSGRLIRDNTVIAQEIIHSMKKKRGENGWLALKLDMSKEFDSTTQLSVMLNGSPCDSFTPTRGIRQGDPLSPYLFILAMEFLSRQLTTSQQDNKIKGIKVVALSPAIDHLLFADDCLIFTQANVTSVNNLLELLHTFSSQSGQVINFEKSSVYFSKKTKPEVAESIKQILRVKSIGTMIKHVLNDVPIYQMGTFKLPANLLQQLTTIERKFFWGYHNNRGHNPIAWMNVCRPTEMGGLAFRYLEKLNLALLTKLSWRICNEPNSLMAQTLSSKYFKSGYLLHQHISVDNCSYTWNGISKGLEIVRQNYFLEINNGKKTRIWRDRWIPGMSQSPTPQNDFFRFYEFVEELMVQETAQWNIHLITALFDADIALKIQALYIDISKEDSIIWMPAKDGVFSVKITYKMLTYNDKEVQIEGRTIDRKVWKSLWKYKDAQRIKLFAWKCIRGVHNTKIRREIYNSSTETSYDICGGYEETIEHIIFDCRHARSVWRGININIDAVRANYNTVSEWVTSWFSTSNQNRDDKWIYSLMIGAWIIWKDRCDVVFQGVSLNPINSIHRIHYHLASHLHETHNAASLYSNVSKWKPPLETIVKFNIDGSYDADTNQYGIGIVLRDSTGEFLGMKRTYGSGALNPEVFECAGAVGG